In the genome of Pseudanabaena mucicola str. Chao 1806, the window AAACTGTGTCAGAGAACTTGCTGCGTCAAGGAGCAAGTGATTATTTATCTAAGGGGAATTTAGCGCGGTTATCGGCAGTAGTGCGCCGTGAGTTAAAGGAAGCAAATATTCGTTTGGAACGACGTAAAGCTGATCGAGAACTTAAGCAAACCAAAGAACACCTAAAACTGGTGATCGAAAATTCAGGTATTGGATTATGGGACTGGTGGGTACAAACTGGAACGTTATCCCTAGATGATCGATGGGTGGAGATGTTGGGATACACGCTTGAAGAATTGCAGCCCATCAGTATCGCAACTTGGCGTAATAACGTGCATCCCGAAGATTTACCCCAAGTCGAAATAGCTCTAGATCGACATTTTTGCCATGAAATAGAAGCCTATGAAATCGAATTCCGAATGCGCCATAAAATTGGTGGATGGGTTTGGGTCTTGGCTAAGGGTAAGGTGGTGGAATGGAGTGAAAGCGATCAACCAATTCGGATGATCGGTACACATCTCGACATTACAGGGCGTAAACAGAATATCGAGATGTTGTTACAAATCAATGAAACCCTTGAAGAGCGAGTAAGGAACCTTACTGCCGAGTTGAAACAAAGTGAACTGCGCTTGCGGGAAGCTCAACAAATTGCCCATCTTGGGAGTTGGGAGCTAGATATCCACACTAGAGAAATTACTTGGTCAGCCGAAGTCTTTAGGATTTTTGGCTTAGAGCTGGATTTACCAGAGCCAAGCTACGAGAATTTTCTCAATTACTTTGTTGGGGATGATCGCGATCGCTTTATCCAATTTATCGATCATGCTATTACCAAAGGTGAAATTGATGAAATCGATCTCCAGATTCGTCGTGATGATGGTTCTTTAGCAAATATTTTTGTCAAAATTGATGTCATTAAAAACGATGCAAATCAGATTTGCCGTTTGTTTGGCATTGCAATGGATATTAGCGATCGCAATCAAGCTAAAATTCAGCAGCAGCAGTTATTTCAAGAATTATCTGCTTTTAAGCTTGCTCTCGATCAAACAGCGATCATTGCTACTACCGATGCTCAAGGCAAAATCACCTATGTCAATGATTATTTCTGTAAAATTTCAGGCTATACCTATGACGAGTTGATCGGTCAAAACCATCGCATTCTTAAATCTGGCTATCATCCCTTTAGCTTTTTTCAAAGTATGTGGCACACAATTGCTAGTGGAGATGTTTGGCATGGTGAAATATGCAATCTCCATAAAAGTGGCAGTCTCTATTGGGTAGACACCACTATAGTTCCCTTTATCAATGCTCAAGGACGACCATTCAAGTATTTGGCAATTCGTTATGATATAACCGCTAAAAAGTTCACTCAAGTAAGATTGCAGCAAGAAAACAACTTCCGTCAGCAAATTGTTGAAAGTATGACAGAAGGACTATGTGTTTGTCATAAGACTGAGAAATATCCCTTTCTCCATTTTACTGTCTGGAATCAACGAATGCAGATGATCACGGGCTACACCTTAGAAGAGATTAATCGTTTAGGTTGGGAGCAGAGTCTGAAACCATTCTCGACGCAAGCATTGTGTAATCAAGAAGATTTTGTCACCATAGATCATAAGCTCTGTAATCAGGAGTGGGAAATCTACCACAAAGATGGTCGTAAATTGATGATTGCAATGTCTAAAACGCCCCTTTTAGGAGAAGATGGCCAATCTTACATGTTAGCAATCATTCAAGATATTACTGATCGCAAACAGACGGAACTAAGGTTAGAGCAACAGGCGACACAGGAACACTTACTGAGTGCAATTACCCAACGCATTCGTCAATCCCTCGATCTGCAAACTACCTTTGAAACGGCTGTGCAGGAGGTGAGACAGTTCCTGAGTGCGGATCGAGTAGGTATTTTTAAATTTTATCCTGACTCCAATTTTGATGATGGTGAGTTTGTTGCAGAAGTTGTTCTACCTGAATTTGACTCCGTGATCGCTACAAAAATCCACGATCATTGCTTTGGTGAAACATACGCGGCTTTCTATGCTCAAGGTAAAATTCAAGCAGTCAATGATATATACAATGCAGGGTTTCAGGATTGTCATATTCAGGTGTTGGATCAGTTTCAAGTACGCGCTAATCTAGTAGTTCCTCTGCTCAATGCCACAGGTTTGTGGGGGTTGTTATGTATCCATCAATGTGCTCAGCCTCGTGTATGGCAAGATGTGGAAATTGATTTAGTTAAACAAATCGCTAGTCAGTTAGCGATCGCCATTCAACAGGTCAGCCTGTTTGAGCAATTACAACAAGAACTTACTGTCCGCCAGCAAGCAGAAGCTAAGTTAAACGAGATCAATCAAAAGCTGGCTATTTCTAATGAAGACTTGGTGAAAGCAACTAGACTCAAGGATGATTTTCTAGCCAATATGAGCCATGAACTGAGAACTCCTCTCAATGCCATTTTAGGGATGTCCGAGGGACTGCGAGACGGGGTATTTGGTGATGTTAGTGATCGGCAAATGAAGGCTTTGCGAACTATTGAATCAAGTAGTATGCATCTATTAGCGCTGATAAATGACATTCTTGATGTCGCCAAAATTGAGTCAGGGAAAGTAACTCTAGAGCTAAATGAAATATCGATTGAGAATCTATGTCAATCGAGTATGACATTTATTAACCAACAAGCTTTTGCCAAAAATATTCAACTAATTTCTAGGATTACACCACATTTGCCTGACCTGATGTTAGATGAGCGACGAATTAGACAAGTTTTAATTAATCTGCTCAACAATGCGGTCAAATTCACTCCTGAAGGTGGAACTATCACTCTATCTGTGTCCCATCATCTAGAATCCGTTGGTCTTGAGTCTATGAATTATCTCAGAATTACGGTAATGGATACGGGCATAGGAATTTCTGCCGAGAATATGCCAAAACTCTTTCAACCATTTATCCAAATTGATAATGCCTTGAATCGCCAAAATGTAGGTACAGGTCTGGGGCTGGCTCTAGTCAAACAGATTGTGGAATTGCATGGAGGCAAGGTAGGACTTACAAGTGAATTAGGGGTTGGAAGTTGCTTTATGATCGATCTTCCGTACCAAGCTTTAGCGAAATATGCCTTAGCAAATCTTCCTTCATCTACTACAAATCCCGAATTTAGCCTTTCTACATATCATGCAAGTAAAGTTGCTCCGCCCTTGATTTTGATAGCTGATGATAGTGAAGCAAATATCAGTACGCTCGCGGCTTATCTTGAGGCAAAGGGATATCGATTACTTTTAGCAAAAAATGGACAAGAGGCGATCGCGATCGCGAAGGAGTATTGTCCAGACTTAATTTTGATGGATATTCAAATGCCTGTGATCGATGGACTAGAAGCAACTAGACAAATTCGGCTTGATCCTAAATTAGTCAATGTACCAATTATTGCGATTACAGCTTTAGCGATGAGAGGAGATCGTGAACAATGTCTGTTGGCTGGAGCCAATAAATACATCATGAAACCAGTTAAACTAAAGCAGCTATCTAGTGATATCCGACAGCTTTTACTCAAGCGAATTTAGTCTTTGTGATGTAGGTTCGCTACGCCATAAAAATTAAATTTGCAGAACCCTAATGCCGATATACACAACTTTATGGAAGCGATCGCCGTTTTAGACAAAGTTTCCTATATCTATCCCAACGCCAAGGAAACCGTATTAAAAGACATTTCCTTAACGATTAACAAAGGTGAATTTCTCGGCATTATTGGCGCAACAGGATCAGGAAAAACCACGTTATGTTTAGCCTTAACAGGCATCGTGCCGCAGTTTTATGGCGGACGGTTTTTCGGCAAAATTGCGATCGCGGGTTTAGATAGCCTTGAGCATCCCGTCAGCGAATTGGCTCGACATGTTGGCATTGTTTTTGAAGATCCTGAGGTACAAATTACCGCTACATCGGTCGAGAATGAAATCGCCTTTGCTTTAGAGAATCTTTGTATTCCTCGCGAGGAGATTCTTCGTCGTATTCCCATCGCTTTAAAATCAGTACGCCTTGAGGGATTTGAGAAAAAGAATCCACAGGAGCTATCAGGTGGACAAAAACAAAGATTAGCGATCGCGGCGGCTCTTGCTCTTCAACCCGATTTACTCATTCTCGATGAGCCAACCTCACAACTCGATCCCATCGGTTCTCAAGAGGTATTTGCAACGGTTAGAGAATTAAAAGAAAATCTGGGTGTATCAATTGCGATGGTATCCCACGCGGCGGAAGAGATGGCTGAGTTTTGTGATCGCATTGCCTTACTCACAGATGGTAGATTGCAAGCCATTGGCACACCTGCGGAAATCTATGCACAGGTGGAACTATTACAACAAAATAAACTCCGTCCTCCTGAAGTCGCCCACGCATTTTACAAAATTCAGCAAAAAGGAATTGCACTTGAGAAGATTCCCGTTACTTTAGAATTGGGTATTAAGGATTTAGAGATATTGCGATCGCGATCAAAACTAGTTTCCCCACCAGATTTTCCAAGTTACCTAGTGAACTTAGATAAGTCACCTATCCTCTCGGTTAAAAATCTCCAGCATATTTATACTGATGGTACGGAAGCATTAAAACATGTTTCCATCGATATCCACGAGGGTGAATATGTGCTGATCGTTGGACAGAATGGCGCAGGTAAAAGCACCCTAGTTAAGCATTTTCTGAATTTGCTGCAACCCACTTCAGGTCAAGTCCGCGTAGGCGATCGCGATACTAGCCAATTATCGGTAAGTGAGCTAGCCCAATCCATTGGCTATCTTGCCCAAAACCCTGATAACCAAATCTTTAATACCAGTGTGGAGAAGGAAGTCTCCTTTGCATTACCCTTTCTGGGTTATAGCACTGATGCGATCGAACAAGCAACCACCAATAGTCTCAAAGCGATGCAGCTATGGGA includes:
- a CDS encoding PAS domain-containing protein — its product is MTDHLNALIIDESEDDTLLLLGELRLGGFQVIWERVDTEMTLSTALERQTWDVIISEYSLSELDALKAIAIIQQRCLDIPFIVVSGSVGETVSENLLRQGASDYLSKGNLARLSAVVRRELKEANIRLERRKADRELKQTKEHLKLVIENSGIGLWDWWVQTGTLSLDDRWVEMLGYTLEELQPISIATWRNNVHPEDLPQVEIALDRHFCHEIEAYEIEFRMRHKIGGWVWVLAKGKVVEWSESDQPIRMIGTHLDITGRKQNIEMLLQINETLEERVRNLTAELKQSELRLREAQQIAHLGSWELDIHTREITWSAEVFRIFGLELDLPEPSYENFLNYFVGDDRDRFIQFIDHAITKGEIDEIDLQIRRDDGSLANIFVKIDVIKNDANQICRLFGIAMDISDRNQAKIQQQQLFQELSAFKLALDQTAIIATTDAQGKITYVNDYFCKISGYTYDELIGQNHRILKSGYHPFSFFQSMWHTIASGDVWHGEICNLHKSGSLYWVDTTIVPFINAQGRPFKYLAIRYDITAKKFTQVRLQQENNFRQQIVESMTEGLCVCHKTEKYPFLHFTVWNQRMQMITGYTLEEINRLGWEQSLKPFSTQALCNQEDFVTIDHKLCNQEWEIYHKDGRKLMIAMSKTPLLGEDGQSYMLAIIQDITDRKQTELRLEQQATQEHLLSAITQRIRQSLDLQTTFETAVQEVRQFLSADRVGIFKFYPDSNFDDGEFVAEVVLPEFDSVIATKIHDHCFGETYAAFYAQGKIQAVNDIYNAGFQDCHIQVLDQFQVRANLVVPLLNATGLWGLLCIHQCAQPRVWQDVEIDLVKQIASQLAIAIQQVSLFEQLQQELTVRQQAEAKLNEINQKLAISNEDLVKATRLKDDFLANMSHELRTPLNAILGMSEGLRDGVFGDVSDRQMKALRTIESSSMHLLALINDILDVAKIESGKVTLELNEISIENLCQSSMTFINQQAFAKNIQLISRITPHLPDLMLDERRIRQVLINLLNNAVKFTPEGGTITLSVSHHLESVGLESMNYLRITVMDTGIGISAENMPKLFQPFIQIDNALNRQNVGTGLGLALVKQIVELHGGKVGLTSELGVGSCFMIDLPYQALAKYALANLPSSTTNPEFSLSTYHASKVAPPLILIADDSEANISTLAAYLEAKGYRLLLAKNGQEAIAIAKEYCPDLILMDIQMPVIDGLEATRQIRLDPKLVNVPIIAITALAMRGDREQCLLAGANKYIMKPVKLKQLSSDIRQLLLKRI
- a CDS encoding ABC transporter ATP-binding protein: MEAIAVLDKVSYIYPNAKETVLKDISLTINKGEFLGIIGATGSGKTTLCLALTGIVPQFYGGRFFGKIAIAGLDSLEHPVSELARHVGIVFEDPEVQITATSVENEIAFALENLCIPREEILRRIPIALKSVRLEGFEKKNPQELSGGQKQRLAIAAALALQPDLLILDEPTSQLDPIGSQEVFATVRELKENLGVSIAMVSHAAEEMAEFCDRIALLTDGRLQAIGTPAEIYAQVELLQQNKLRPPEVAHAFYKIQQKGIALEKIPVTLELGIKDLEILRSRSKLVSPPDFPSYLVNLDKSPILSVKNLQHIYTDGTEALKHVSIDIHEGEYVLIVGQNGAGKSTLVKHFLNLLQPTSGQVRVGDRDTSQLSVSELAQSIGYLAQNPDNQIFNTSVEKEVSFALPFLGYSTDAIEQATTNSLKAMQLWEYRHAHPLSLPKGKRGRIVIAALLAMNPEIIILDEPTTGQDYQGASSILEVSRQLHQMGKTVIVITHHLYLMPDYADRAIVMGKGTVLLDAPLRQAYHQVDLLESTYLTSPQSVVLSQHLSKISDRQYPLITPNEFAHSFIPKAP